CCCAGGGCAAGCCGCAAGAGGACGAGCAGAAAGCCGCTCCACCGCCCCTCGACACGCTCCTCAACCTGGACGAGATCGAAGCGGCCGCGACGAAGCAGGTGTCCAAGAAGTGCTGGGCCTACTACTTCTCCGCCGCCGATGACCTGTACTCCAAGACGCTCAACAACCTCGCCTATCGCAACATCCTCCTGCGCCCGCGCGTCTTCGTCGACGTCACGAGCGCCGACACGAGCACCACCCTGCTGGGCCACCGCGTCTCCACACCGCTCTACGTCTCACCCGCCGCCATGGCTCGCCTGGCCCACCCGGACGGCGAGGCCGGCATCGCCCGGGGCATCTCGCGCTTCGGCGCCATGCAGCTCGTCTCGCACAACGCGTCCATGACGCCCGAGCAGATCGTCGCCAACGCCGCGCCGGGCCAGATCTTTGGCTGGCAGCTGTACGTCCAGACCAACCGGGCCAAGAGCGAGGCCATGCTGGCGCGCATCGCCAAGATGCCCGAGCACTACAAGTGCATCGTGCTGACGCTCGATGCCCCCGTACCGAGCAAGCGCGAGCACGACGAGCGCGCGGGGATCGAGGCCCGTCTGCTCCTCGAGTCGTCCAAGCCGCCcgagccgtcgtcgtcgtcggcgggggcgggcggTAGCAGCAGCGGTGGCGGCGCGgacaagacgaacaaggacAACAACAAGAAGCCGGATAGCAACAGCGGGGTAGGCCAGCAGCTGTTCTTCGGCACGGCGGCCGACCTGACGTGGGAGACGACGCTGCCGTGGCTGGCCAAGCACACGAGCCTGCCCATCGTGCTCAAGGGCATCCAGACGCACGAGGACGCCTACCTGGCGGCGCGGTACGCGCGCGAGCACCCGGGCACCGTCCGGGCCATCATCCTGTCCAACCACGGCGGCCGGTCGCTCGACaccgcgccgccggcggtgcACACCCTGCTCGAGATCAGGAAGTACTGCCCCGAGGTCTTCGACACGATCGAGGTCTgggtcgacggcggcgtccGGCGCGGCACCGACGTGGTCAAGGCGCTCTGCCTGGGTGCCAAGGCGGTGGGAGTCGGGAGAGCCGCGCTCTGGGGGCTGGGCGCCGGCGGGTGGAAGGGTGTTGAGCGGACGTTTGAGAGTaagttttctttttttttcttttttttattcttgccattttttttttcgttgTCGCTTCAACTATCCCCCCTTCGGCATTTGTTTGCGGTTGCTGACCATGCCCTAGTCCTGCAAGGAGAGATCGTGACGTGTATGAAGATGATGGGTGCCAGGAACCTGTCGGAACTGGGCCCGCGCTTCGTAAGTGGCAACCATTGCTCCCGAAAGCGAGCCGAAACGCTGACCATGTCCCCTCCCCCTTTTCCTTCCCCCAGATCAACACCCGCATGGTGGAGCGGGATATTTTCGACGGCGATGCTGGCCTGGACCGGTCAGGATTGTGGACACCTTCCCGCGCCAAGCTTTGAGCCCAATCCAAGCTGTGGCTGCCAAGCATGCGGGGAGCGACGACCTCTTTTGTCTTCATGTCAGATCCCTACACTACGAGCACGAACCTCGGCGGCTTGCTTCTTTGACATGTGGGAAAAAAGGTGGAGCGGCCAATGCCAAGGGTGGGAATGGGGCGCACAGTGGTGCGCTGGCGGAACCCAATGACCTTCTTACCCCAGACCTCTTTTTTTCTCTGGGGTCGTCGAGCTTTGGTTTCAGATTGTCCGATTCAAAGACCGTTCAGTTCGCcctatactactagtaaacagCGGGGCCGTGGAGGGTTATTCGGGTAGCGTTCTGTATGCTGGGGTAGATACAGTTGCATGTAAATTATGGAGGTGCACCAGCGTTATGATCATCTTCACCCCCCTCCGCGATACGGATACGGCAGTTGGTCGGCGATTAGCTAAGAGTGACCCCTGACGAAAAGCCTTCGGAAGCCGCACAAAGAACACGGACGAAGTTCGGTTTGCTATTAGTGTGTTTCCCATCCCGCAATACTGCGTACATAGTATGTCCATACAGCTGGATCCTAATGGTCGCTACAAGCCATGCCGACGATGTTACGCAGTACGAATGCAAGTCGTCTATCTCGCAGAAGTGAAGTCGTGGACACAGATGACCATTCCCCGGAACTGCAAGCAGCGGCGAGGCAATTCCTACTTCCTTTTTGTGTTTCTTTCTCtctatcttttttttttttttttttttttttttttttttggtgctTTCTTGCCTACAGACTGGGACTAGGTGGTGCCTTGCTTGGTTTGGCCTGGCGCAATATCGGGCGGAACCAGGCTGGTTAACATCGGACGATATTCCGCACTCGTAGATGACACggactactccgtacttgaTGGAACGCCTACTATCTGTCGTACAGTAGTTTCATCATGCCCTTAGTACAACGGTTGCAGTTGCACCGTTGtatagtacatacatacttgtgcaagagtactccgtacatacagtatATATACCCTGCTGGTCCCGGCCACTCACCCGTTGAGTCGAGGAGACGAGCTTCGAACCGCTGCCGTTTCTCACAATGTTTGTTCCCTTGCTCCGTTGCCCCTTTTCATTTTCGAGACGCTTCTGGCCGGAGTCGCCTCGCTTCGCGGCAGGCCGACCTATGACACTACTACACAGTATTACTGCGTTGCGTAACCAAGCCCCCTTTCCCTGAGCGCCAATTAGTTCGTTTGGGCTGGTTTAAGAAGGCCGTTACGGATGGCTCATGCAGGCTATGGCCAGTCAGAGTTGCCTTCCGAGTGGATCGCCGCATCGTGTTGGCGGTTTTGGAGCTGATTTATTTTATTTCGCAGTGAAATCGGCCCATGACCTACCTGCCCTGCATTTGTGGCTCTGTGGCTCTGTGGCTCTGTGACTCTCCTGCCCCCTTCGGTGTCGGCCAGCCGTCCCCATTTTGGAAATATTTCGATTTGCAACGAGCTGTGCATCTTTGCAAGTGAGAATGCGCTGTGCCAGTTGCTGGGCTGAGCTGCAGGTCCTGACGCTGGAGGCCATGAAAGAACCCATGATCCATAGCTAGCTTGATACTGTAACCAAGGCCCGGCTCAAATCTCCGAAAGGGCCCAGTCTGATCCGCATCGAACACCGCCCGCGTCGAATCATGCTCGTCATTTCCTTTGCTGTCGCACCTTGTGTGGAGAAGTGAAGCCTTTAAATCTGTTCGATGGAACGATGCGAGAAAGAGCGGGCGATGATTTTCTTAAATGGCGGGTCATTTCCGCCACTGCCACCGGGGGGGTCAAAAAGTTCGTGATCGTATCGAGTTGCCCTCAAACCTCGACGTCCCTCTACAAAATAACCCGTACACCACACACTAGTAGTCCGGTACGGGGGATTGTTGTTTCTTGGCTTCCACATGCCAAAACGCGAACCGAGTCCACTTCTTTGCTCGTAACTATTACCCTCTCGGTGTTGGTAACTGCATGGGCGTTTCTCTTGCCTCCCCGGCGGTATGCCGCGAGCTCCCAATAGTGTCCATCTCTGACGTCTGAGATTGGGAGAGTCAAGTTTGCTTCTGTCGATGGATCCCTTCTGGATTCCCGAgtgtgtttttttttctccatGTGCTCCATGGTGACCCTCCAAGATGCCGAGGAGGGTGGGCCAGGTCGACAGGGGTCTGAAGCTGGGCCGCTACAagcagtacggattacatagtTCAGGCCAAAGAGTGGGCTGCAACTAATCCACATCCGGCATTTGGGCATGCTGGTCAGCATGTGCTCGAGTCTCTCCGACAATGCGACGAACCAC
This genomic window from Thermothelomyces thermophilus ATCC 42464 chromosome 1, complete sequence contains:
- a CDS encoding cytochrome b5-like protein (Cytochrome b5-like): MVKVFIAKHTTPDSCWVVLHGNVYDVTDFLREHPGGSRIILQLAGRDATAEYDPIHPPGTLEENLKPEAKLGVVDPESLKKLQRQAAQGKPQEDEQKAAPPPLDTLLNLDEIEAAATKQVSKKCWAYYFSAADDLYSKTLNNLAYRNILLRPRVFVDVTSADTSTTLLGHRVSTPLYVSPAAMARLAHPDGEAGIARGISRFGAMQLVSHNASMTPEQIVANAAPGQIFGWQLYVQTNRAKSEAMLARIAKMPEHYKCIVLTLDAPVPSKREHDERAGIEARLLLESSKPPEPSSSSAGAGGSSSGGGADKTNKDNNKKPDSNSGVGQQLFFGTAADLTWETTLPWLAKHTSLPIVLKGIQTHEDAYLAARYAREHPGTVRAIILSNHGGRSLDTAPPAVHTLLEIRKYCPEVFDTIEVWVDGGVRRGTDVVKALCLGAKAVGVGRAALWGLGAGGWKGVERTFEILQGEIVTCMKMMGARNLSELGPRFINTRMVERDIFDGDAGLDRSGLWTPSRAKL